Within Aspergillus oryzae RIB40 DNA, chromosome 2, the genomic segment ATCTTGCTTTATTGGCTGGTTTGAATCATTTTTTATTTGACCTCGACACATGAGGTGGCAGGAATAGCATGATACCTTGAATATTATCTTACTAGCATCAATCACAGCATTCTCCATCCCCAGTTGTAAATCTGTTTCAACAGGTAGAAACTAGGCTAGTCTCCCAAATGGCAGAATTCCTAACTGTTATATTGTACCTCACAAGTTTTGAGTCAAGAATGTGGCATGCAATTCAATACTGCCAATATTAAGCCGACTTCAAAAATCCGACTTCCCTAGTACacactatatatatacacgaAGTAGCTGATAAACTAGCTATACAACTAAACCAACTAAGCCATCACTGTCCACCCTGCTGGATAAACTCTTGAATGGTCTCCAAAACAACCTGATGGTCATCCTCCTGCTTCAATCCACTAACAACCACCACGCCAATAACACCATCCACTCCCTTCACCCGCACGGGGAACGCCCCACCATGGATCGCGAAGTCATCTGCCgcccctccaccaccggTACTCGTCAAGGCGTGCTTCCTCACAAACGCCGCCTCTACCTGATCCGCCCCCAAGCCAGTGCTCGTTAGCATCTTATTCCGCATCAGCCAGCTCGACACTCCCCACCGCAGCACGGTGTTGCGCTTCCGCCGCACCCACACCTCATTATCGGCGAAGGTCCCCGGTTCCGTGGCGGCTTGGAATACAACATGTGGCTCGGACCCGCCGGTTGGCGCAATGGAGATGAGAGCCGGCTTGCGCTGGTCCgcggggagagagaggattCGGGATCGGAGCGCGAGACCGAGCGACCAGGCTGTGTTGGAGgtgaaggaggggaagatgaCGGCGGCGGAGGACTCTTGGGCTGTGAGTTCGCGGGGCTGCGATTTTGTGTTAGTATGTGATTGTATATGGTAAATTTTGTATAGGCGTGGTGGGGAATTGAGGGGAAGTTACATCTTTGCTCGCGGGGGCGAGGGGCTTGTCTTCCATTTTGGTGGTGTAAGGTTGTTCAATTGAGAATCTGGTATTTGTGTGTATGGAATTTAAAGATCAGTGATTGAGAAAAATTCCAGGGCTCTTTATATTTTGTATAGTTATTCTGGGTGGGGATGTTCATGACCACCGATTTAGATCTCATGACGTCGGTTCCGTAGGAGATTTAGACGTTGTGCTGGATGGACCTTCCCAATGGTTGGGTGGATTCGGTACTAAACTGCTTCTGGTTAGCGGCCATGCTATGTCTGTTTCTGGATTGGGTTGTCTAGGACAAAATAGTCTTATGATTGAGATCCTCTACTTCAAGTTGACTTGTAGATGGCTTGCGATACTTCGGGATGTGAGACATAAATTGGAGCAATATGTCTCGGCAGAAGCTGCAGTGACGGTTTCTGTGTATTTAACTGTCCTTCCCAATTCTAGCTGACAAGACTCCGGCAGGCAATGTTCCCACTCTTGTTTCTGGGTCATCGGCCAGATGAGGAATAGTCTGCCAAAAACTCCAAGCCTTCCGATGAAGGGTCCACGGCAACTGTCGACCAACAGGCCGAGTCGGTCGGTATCAATGGATAAAGTCTTCGCAAGCCGAAATTAAGAACCAAGGCATCGGTATGAGGTCCAATTGATCAAGACGGGCCGATACTCTGCCGTGGATCCGTAAATTCCGGCCgaaggaagaaggatacCAGTCCTGTAGCCATCCACTCCGCCGGCACATACTTTACTTCGTTGCTTCTTTGTTCGGCATATGAGTCCGCAGTCTGGCGAAGCCCGACCTGGGCGCCCGCGGAAGGCTTGCGATTCATGTTATTTGCGTAAGGTGAGCAAGTGCTATCGGTATCCGCGACCGTTCACTCAAAGGTAGCATGGAGGTGCTGATTTGATCGTAGATTAAATGCGTTGAGAAAAGCAACGCCGCTAAATGCGATTGGTGTCTACATCAAGGGCTAGAATGCACGTATATAGGCATAGATGGTCGACGAAAGCGGAAAGCAGATGATCCTTCTGAGTAGAACAACCCCTCATGCTATCCCACAATTTTGCTGCCTCCGACGCGACTAATATCACGCTGGTAGAACTGAATATACGCAGAAACACGCACATGCTAAGATTCCTGACGAGTACGTCTCGGTGTTCCATAGTGCTCGTCGATCAGAGACGAGTGAGTAGGAATCAAGCTCTAAGATGTCGTCTATAGCAGCGGCTAATGTTATGAACAGATGGAAGCACCTCTGTTGGTGGTTATGCGAGCCATCACCTTCCTCAGGATCAAGTTGTTGAAAGTCATGAGCTCAGTAATTATGACGGGGGCTTGAATGCTCAAGACAATAGTAGCGCATTCTTTCGATATTATGGGATCCCAGTTTTCTCCCCCATGGGGCAGAAGTGGATTCAGTCCCACCGTCGGACTTCTGAGATACTTAAGACACTTCTGTCATTTGGCCTCCCCTGGGCGAGTTATCCTTCTCACTCAACCTCAGAGCAGGAAGCAGGTGGCAAGTCATGTGGAACCCCCGTGGAATTACCCGACAGGTTCGTCACTGAAGCATGCATAGCCTTCTATAAGTGTGGTAAAGTTGGCCTGATCTACCCTATAGCCGACATGTCCCTTTTGGAGGATTCAGTGAAGACCGCCTATTCTCCTTCAAGTGATGAGTCTCCTCAAGCACTCTCCATTGCTAAAGCTTTTGTACTTTCCTTCGTTACCTTTTGCTCCGCTGCAGATCGCAGGGAGCATATGTCATATCCAGTCGATGGTGAGCGATGTGCCTTTGAGGCTGAAAGTATGCTCTCCACTGTCCATGATCCGGCACATAGTCTTGGTAAGTTACAAGTTCTTTTGCTACTTGTAAGTGTTCCCTCCTTTAGCATCTGCTTTGAATATCAATACTCCCCCATAATACTCTCGATACACGAGCTAATCATGAAGAAGCTTCTATTTCACTTCTCGCAGGGAAGATTAGAGCTGGCAAGAGAGCTGATGATCTCTATCGCTCGCTCAGCGAACGATCTATCTCCAGCCATGAGGCTCTCTGAACCTCCTTCGAGTCCAGAAGGAACGGTGACACCATGCTGTACTAGTTACAAAGAATCTGTCTTTCGAACCCTCTATTGGAACATCTTCATGCTCGATAAGGAATTGGCCTTCCGGACGGGTACACCAGTTCTTATGCTTGCCGAATCTTTGATACCCGCTTCACTAAACACGACGGAATCACCAAATGAGTACCTTTCAAAACTATTGCCTACGCACGACCCTCAAAATTATCGTTCGGAATCTTCCATATCCCATTTAAAGCACAGCTTGATTATGTCAAGGGTATACTCGGAGCTTTATGGACCACAATCTCTTAAGAAACCCGACACCGAAACACTGAGAACTATCCGCGCTCTCGACGATGAGCTAGAAGAATGGCGGCTCTCAGTGCCCAGAGCTTGTCGACCCACCCTTCACATTTCCGATCTCCCCACACAATCCACTACAGACGTTGAACTTCTCCTGATCAATCTGAGGTATCACCACAGCCTAGGATGCATCCATCAAGCAGTGAGTCGATGCCAACCATGCGGTCCCATGACAGAGGCTCTTCGATCGAGCCTCAACCTGTCAGTTCGAGCAAGTGTTTCATCTCTGGAAATCCTGTGCGCCACACGCTTCACCCTAAATAGAGAACTCTTCTGGTATGGTACCCTGAAACCCTAATATTTGTGCTAGGATGCACATCTGACATCTCATCAGGTTCATTTgtttctatcttctttcgGCGATCTTAAATTTACTATGTAAGATCATCACCGAACCTTTCGATTTCGATAATCCGGAATGCATGAGGATTCTCAAGGATACACCCGTAATCCTACGTGAGATGGATACTCATCAATTGACTTCCACCGAGAGACGACATTTGGATCTTATGATTCTTCTTAGTTCGGAGCTCAGTGCTATGGTAGAGGGTAGTAGTGTTCGGAATGGTTCATAGCatggtgtttcttttctctttcagtgTTTCTGTGATCTTGTAAATAAGGACATCTGTACCTTTGGTTGACTCAAGATCCGCCAAATGGTAGTTTTGTCTCTATATTAGATCTACATGCTATgtcatcctcaccctcgatGGAACAATATATCGATGACTGTGCGCTATATCTCTTGCAAGAAACCCAGGTTTGGATGTGTATCCACTCAATAGGTCAAGAAATTACTACTCTCAGTTTATACCGATAGGTAGACAGATCTAAGTATTTTGTCATACTAGATCACACCTATAGATTGACTCCCATACTGAGGTATACTATTCCCCTTGCTAAAAACAATTACAATTTTACCGTCATAATAGATGGACATAGTATGGCTACGACTGAACAAATAAGGATATCTTTGCATTGTGCGTGTGCGTCTCGTGTGCCTTTAAAAGACAGTGGGGATCTTAGGGATAGCAGCTATAAATGACACGACCTATTCAGTCACTGTATCACGATCAATTTCACAGTAGACCTACTTAGTTACTTCTGCAATAGCATTAATAATCAAAATCTCACAGTGACCGACATTTAATATAGCTCCAACGAAGAATATTCTACATAAGCCCTAGATCCCATAGTCGACGGTCTAGATGCATGCACAGGTCCAGTGACCGACAATCAATTTCCCCTCACTCCAACACTCTCTCCGCATACACTTGCCATACATTATCCCCCATCCCGTTCTCCACTACAGCCATACCGTGCCTCCTACCATCACATACTCCGCACTCCATGCGCCCGAAACTCACCAAGCGAGCCTGCGACGAGTGCATTACCCGCAAAGTTAAATGCAGCGGCGCCTGGCCCTGTGACACATGTCGCAGTGCTCCAAAACAGGTGAAATGCACATACCTCAAACCGGCGCGTAGAAGAGGTCCGAAAGTTAGACGTCAAATGGGAAATATCGAGTCTGTGAGCTCCGTTTCGGAGACAAATGCTTCCACTTCGTTGAATGGGGGTGCTTCGAACGAAAGTCATGATGGACACAGGACGATCTCTCGGCCAGTTCTCGAAAAGGTGGTGCGTTGGTACCAGCATTCATCGTACAGTGTTTGGCCTGTGATTGATGCAGAGGTGCTTGTGTGGCGATTCGCGGATGGTGATGGCTATGATACTAGCATTTATTGTCTTGCCACAGCGCTTTGCGCAGCGACGATGGCGCAGTTGCAGCTTCCGCCGTTGATAGATGATGGAGGACTTGTCGATTGTGCGGCAATGGCAAGTGAGTGCATAAGGGTGCGTGAGGAGAGCAATTATAGAGAAAATCTCGATATGAAGAGtattcttgtttcttttttcttgcatGTCTATCATGCCAAGATCAATAAGCGGAATTCGGCAATGATGTTCATACAAGAAGCTATCTCTGGAGCGAGGCTTTTGAAATTAGATGAGTGGGACTGTGGCACGAGGGCCGGTGATGATAGAGTCATTGCGAACGACGAGATTTTGTTCACTCTTCTTTGGGTCACGGAGAGGTAACGTCACCTTTGTGTTTGCGAATGCGGGTAAAGTGgatgttgatcttctcaGGGGCTATGCAATGCATCTTGGACTCTTGCCATCGTATACAAGTCCGATTCGCTTACCGGAGAGAATATATTTAGCAGGCAATGAGTATGCTCAAGGCTTACTGGAGCTAGCTAGGCTCTTCGCGGCTTTTGATAGTGTCTCTCTTAAACGGAGCACCGGCACTTTGAACCCTGATGCCATCTCGGTCGATTGCCTTACAGAGACGGAAGCGGCGTTGTCCATGCTTTCGCTAGGAGAGGGTGGCAGGGCCTCTGTCCGTATGGCGGACTATTGCATTACCAGGGAATGGATGAGGACTATCATCTGGCAGGAAGCATTGTCTCGACAGATGTTATCCTCTAAAGCGTACGCTGAGCTTCTTACATTCAAATTCCCAGCCCGCGTCAGTCGTGATCTTTTGTATTCATTACAAGGTTTCTCCGAGTCTGATTTGTTGCCTCTAGGCCGTGATCAGGTATGTTAGCCTCCTTCTGTTTTGACCGTAGTAGTAACATGAATGCAGTTGTTAAAATGTTTCGAAGTCACAAACTCACTTGCCGATGTTGTTTTACATACGCCCTCAGTTCCATCATATGAGCTTCGATTAGGACCTCAGGACTTTCTGCATGCTTTGTACCAAAAGCTTCTCCCGTTTTTAGAGCAAGATGTTATGCTTAAGTCTATCTTGCATGCGAAGACGGCCGAAGCTTTGGTGACCGCACCTGCTCGGTTGTTAAGATTCTATCATGAACAAACAGCGGATGACGAGAGCACTATGAATGAGTATTTGGATCTCCGTATATAATGCGGATAAATTCAATTCACAAGGGCTCGACGAGACTTCATAACTAGTCGCACACGCAGAATACTCTCTCTGTGGATAATTATGGATGTTACTCCGATACCTGTAGCACGATCCTTCCTGCAATATCACcgttctccatctcttcatATACCTGAGGCAACTCTTTAAACTTTCGGACTTTAATTTCGGGTTTCACCACGCCACGGCGGACCAAATCGACAGCCTCCATGCATTCCTTCAGTGAGCCTACAAGATTTCCGGTGATCCTAAGTCCCTTGATCACAATGGTGCAGATCGGCGTCTCCAACACCGGTCTGCCTGGAGGAATGCCAACGCAGCTCAGCGTTCCGCCGACACGTAGCATTTCGCAGGCGTGAGCAAAAGCCTTCGCGCTTCCGGCTGTAACTACGACAGCGTGCGCCCCAAGCCCAGTGATTTCATGGACGCGCTGGACAGGGTCAGTCGAGGTAAAGTCAATAAATTCAGTGGCTCCGAGGCCAAGGACAAAATCACGTTTGTCCGCGGCATCAACACCAATGACCAATGctccttgagcttttgcATATTGAACTGTTCAAATTAATATCATATCGAAGCATGCAGCTCTAATTTCGGCGGCTCACCAGCCAAATGCCCAAGGCCACCTCCAGCCCCAACAACGACCAGCCAGTTTCCAGCTCTGATGTTAGCATTTAGAACCGCCTACATAGGGTGTCAGCATCTCTTGCGGTAGCAACAGGGACATGGCGCAGCCACTGACCTTATAAGCTGTAACACCGGCACACAAAACTGGTCCAATGACCACCgggtcaatatcatccgGCAAGATCGTCAGATAATCCGCATCAAGTGCAATGAACTCTTGGAAgctgccatcttcatggTGCAAATGATTTGTACTCTTGATGCAATACTGTTCCGTCCCGGCGAGACAGAACTCACAACGTCGACAGATCCGACTTGAGAACCGGATTCCCACAAGGCCTCCGACCTTCAAATCAGAGCCACATCTGGGCCCGAGTGCCACGATCCGGCCAACCCCTTCGTGGCCACCGACATGAGGTAGTTTGATCTTGGTTATGGGGTCGCCAGATGGACCAGCTGCAGTACCGTTCTTTGTATGGAGGTCTAATATCTGCAGATTAGCATATTTGCATATAATCTGAGTCACCTTTGCTATAATAGTGAAGGAAAATATAAAAACTCACCACTTTGACAAACACCTGTATACAAGACCTTCGCCAGGACTTCATTCTCTCCGGGTGTAGGAACTGGATATCCCTCACGAAACTCAACGTTTCCACCCAGCTCCGAAACCAGAGCTACAGTTTGAGTGGAAGGGATAGGATCAGAAGTTGGCTGACGGGCACCCATGATGAATCTAGATATTGTCTTTTCAGTTGTCTCTTCAACCACTCGATGGAGGACGAGAGTGGAAAGCCATAGTATAAATAGGTCTCTGGGTTCCAAACGTGAACCATGTTCGTCTTCGTACTCGAATACTGGGTGAATGGTCATACGCATCGCTCCTTCCTATTATAGGATGGAGCTTGCTGGATGGCAATTCTCCAATTGGTTGCTTTTGCCATGGGGACGTGGTAAAGCTTCAACGCAGCCCGGAGAATTGCGCGGGAGGTCAACTCCCTGTAATTGCCAATACTGTAGATTTGAAAATTACTCATCGGACAAGTTCTCTGTTCTATACAACGTACCAGAACTGAAAGCTTCCCGTACATCATTTTTTATAATTTCCTAATTGATTAGAGTATAAGTCGAAATATAGTCTCTTTTTTCTCACTCTCGAATGGACGTATTTTAATACTATTATCATTGATTTGATCTATGGATCCTGATGAGTGTGGTACTCTATATAACTAAAAACAGCGGGCTACATTTGACAGGAAATTTGGGATTACGAAAAAGTTCTTCTTGTGGCAGACAAGCTTCTGAATAGATCTTGAGATGTTTTGCCGGAGGACGAGGAAACAGAAAGCCATGGTTTGCGTCAGCTGAAGCAGTAGCAGCAATAGTGATGTGTGCGTTCTTATATATGGAAACCATCTGTGCTGATTCCTGCTCCCAgtccttttcatcatcctAAATGATGCAGAGCCTATCGACCCAAAGGTAGGAAAAGCCCAGCCGTCGTGCAACCTCAACGGCATCACTAATGGTCTTTGGTAACTGCCAAGCCGATATTGATTGAAGATACTCGTGGTAATTTCCTCTTGTCGTACAGAAATCTGATGACAAGCCCGAGCAGTAACTAAGGGCAGCATAAAGGCCACGCTTGTTGCTCTCCTGCTCCATGAGCCGGAGCTTGACCCGCGGACCTGAATTGCTAATACATAACAGCCTTCTCAGAAGTGGCTGGGGTTCGAAAGTGGGACAGCTGTGCTCCTTCTTGCACTTGTTCAACCAGCTTTCAAGAACAGGAAAACTCTCATTGAACTTGTCTGGTTCGCTACTCTTCCATATAGCCCTTTCACTCTGTGAGCCTGGGTCGCCCATTAGCCGGAGTTGCGCCCACTTGTTGATTAAATTTCGATAAGTTTACTTACACCCTGGCCTGTTTGTACCAAGAATTGCGCTGAATTTCCTTCCATCATTGTATGTTATCCTTATCACGCCCGTACGAGTTGTACCAAATAGCGGGCCATAATTGTCAGGTAAGAATACGGACTTGCATCCCTCTACTCTGATTTGATTAAGTGTCCCTGCCCTGTAGCTACCGCATACAGTTCAGACCACGTCTTGAGGATGTCTATGAGACATTCACACATGATGCATCTCCTTGAGAACCCACTATCTGGCACAAATGGTTGGGGGTAGCCCTTCATGGTTAATACACAGCCTTCACAGAGCACCGTGGGGTATCTTCGATGAATTGCGAGAAGAGCATAAGATTTCGGTAGTAACACTCGCGCAGGGCGttcattttgttctttgCCGAGCTTTTAAAAAGGAACCTGTCGGCCAAATTCCCCTGGGCGTAATACCTTTTCAAAAGAATGATTTATTCTGGTGGTTAGAAGTACGGCTATATATTGATCTAGGTAGGTAGCCTGATGTGATCTATCGGAGAACCAGAGTCTCCTTGGGTCTTTTTGTTAGCTCATCGGAGGTCTACGAATGCTACTGATAAATACAGGTCCTTGGGGTCGGGGCGGGGAATGCATGCAACGTGTTCTACAGTTATAAGCCCTAAATTCTCCGGTAAGCTTTTCCCGCGTCAGATATCATATTCGCCTCGCTGGCTGTACTTGCAATGCCATGATGCCTTACCATTTGATATGTGCCTATCGGAGTTGTTTCGCGGGATGTATGAGTATCCTAGTGGTCAAAAACTTGGCGATAAATTGCCCAATTGCCCATTGATACGCACTACGTCCAACATGCATTCAATTAATTAGACTAACTCTCGACCTCAACATTTGCAGTCGCCTACAAGCGTTCCTCATACATGTCTCATACCACACTATATACTAGTCACTACGTCC encodes:
- a CDS encoding DUF967 domain protein (predicted protein), producing MEDKPLAPASKDPRELTAQESSAAVIFPSFTSNTAWSLGLALRSRILSLPADQRKPALISIAPTGGSEPHVVFQAATEPGTFADNEVWVRRKRNTVLRWGVSSWLMRNKMLTSTGLGADQVEAAFVRKHALTSTGGGGAADDFAIHGGAFPVRVKGVDGVIGVVVVSGLKQEDDHQVVLETIQEFIQQGGQ
- a CDS encoding putative C6 transcription factor (predicted protein); amino-acid sequence: MRPKLTKRACDECITRKVKCSGAWPCDTCRSAPKQVKCTYLKPARRRGPKVRRQMGNIESVSSVSETNASTSLNGGASNESHDGHRTISRPVLEKVVRWYQHSSYSVWPVIDAEVLVWRFADGDGYDTSIYCLATALCAATMAQLQLPPLIDDGGLVDCAAMASECIRVREESNYRENLDMKSILVSFFLHVYHAKINKRNSAMMFIQEAISGARLLKLDEWDCGTRAGDDRVIANDEILGNVTFVFANAGKVDVDLLRGYAMHLGLLPSYTSPIRLPERIYLAGNEYAQGLLELARLFAAFDSVSLKRSTGTLNPDAISVDCLTETEAALSMLSLGEGGRASVRMADYCITREWMRTIIWQEALSRQMLSSKAYAELLTFKFPARVSRDLLYSLQGFSESDLLPLGRDQVC
- a CDS encoding zinc-dependent alcohol dehydrogenase (alcohol dehydrogenase, class V), with the protein product MGARQPTSDPIPSTQTVALVSELGGNVEFREGYPVPTPGENEVLAKVLYTGVCQSDLHTKNGTAAGPSGDPITKIKLPHVGGHEGVGRIVALGPRCGSDLKVGGLVGIRFSSRICRRCEFCLAGTEQYCIKSTNHLHHEDGSFQEFIALDADYLTILPDDIDPVVIGPVLCAGVTAYKAVLNANIRAGNWLVVVGAGGGLGHLAVQYAKAQGALVIGVDAADKRDFVLGLGATEFIDFTSTDPVQRVHEITGLGAHAVVVTAGSAKAFAHACEMLRVGGTLSCVGIPPGRPVLETPICTIVIKGLRITGNLVGSLKECMEAVDLVRRGVVKPEIKVRKFKELPQVYEEMENGDIAGRIVLQVSE